The following are from one region of the Bacteroidota bacterium genome:
- the lysC gene encoding lysine-sensitive aspartokinase 3: MIVMKFGGTSVEDATAMRRVIRIIRGELGRAPLVVVSACSGVTNDLLAAAHAVRDRDEKGALSILDAVRERHACMIRELTGAGGEAKAAGSARADQLDIAIGEIFEELRNMVHGVYLLGELTDRSVDAMTGCGERLSSLILHAAAAEEGLATALVDARQVMATDRNYSSAQPRLEQVELRARELLLPLLRPGTAVITQGFIGAADDGTPTTIGRGGSDLSAAIFGSVLGVEEIQIWTDVDGMMTADPSVIPESRPISLMSFDEASELAYFGAKVLHPRTILPAVRENIPVRVLNSRRPEFPGTMIVRDVPEEDRNRDGREVIKSIACKRGIVVINVGSSRMLMAHGFLARLFSIFADHEKSVDVVATSEVSVSLTVDSEESLPEITKELEQIGETRISRNKAIICVVGEGMKHTPGIGARIFGALARARVNIEMVSEGASEINLTLVVDERDVNRTVRVLHDEFFPPDALSS, encoded by the coding sequence ATGATTGTCATGAAGTTCGGCGGGACCTCCGTCGAGGACGCCACCGCCATGCGAAGGGTGATCCGGATCATCCGGGGGGAGCTCGGGCGCGCCCCGCTGGTTGTGGTCTCCGCCTGTTCCGGCGTGACCAACGACCTTCTCGCCGCCGCCCACGCGGTGAGGGACCGGGACGAAAAGGGGGCCCTCTCGATTCTCGATGCGGTCAGGGAGCGGCACGCCTGCATGATCCGTGAACTGACCGGGGCCGGCGGAGAGGCAAAAGCCGCCGGATCCGCGCGAGCCGATCAACTCGATATCGCGATCGGGGAGATCTTCGAAGAGCTCCGGAACATGGTCCATGGCGTCTATCTGCTGGGCGAATTGACGGACCGGTCGGTCGACGCGATGACCGGATGCGGGGAACGGCTCTCGTCCCTCATTCTTCACGCCGCGGCCGCGGAGGAGGGTCTTGCGACCGCCCTGGTCGACGCGCGGCAGGTGATGGCGACCGACAGGAACTATTCTTCTGCGCAACCCCGGCTCGAACAGGTGGAGCTTCGGGCGAGAGAGCTGCTTCTCCCGCTGCTCCGTCCCGGGACGGCGGTCATCACGCAGGGCTTCATCGGGGCGGCTGACGACGGCACCCCCACCACAATCGGAAGAGGAGGGTCGGACCTGAGCGCCGCCATCTTCGGGTCGGTGCTCGGCGTCGAGGAGATCCAGATCTGGACGGACGTCGACGGCATGATGACCGCGGACCCCTCCGTCATTCCGGAATCGCGCCCGATCAGCCTGATGAGTTTCGACGAGGCGTCGGAGCTCGCCTATTTCGGGGCGAAAGTGCTCCACCCGCGGACGATTCTTCCGGCCGTCCGGGAGAACATTCCCGTGAGGGTGTTGAATTCGCGCCGCCCGGAGTTTCCCGGGACGATGATCGTGCGGGATGTGCCCGAAGAGGATCGGAACCGGGACGGCAGGGAAGTGATCAAGTCGATCGCGTGCAAGAGGGGGATCGTCGTCATCAATGTCGGCTCCTCCCGGATGCTCATGGCCCACGGGTTCCTCGCACGGCTCTTCTCGATCTTCGCCGATCACGAGAAGAGCGTCGACGTGGTCGCGACCTCCGAGGTGAGCGTCTCGCTCACCGTCGATAGTGAAGAGTCCCTTCCGGAGATCACGAAAGAGCTGGAACAAATAGGGGAAACCCGGATTTCGAGGAACAAGGCCATCATCTGCGTCGTCGGAGAGGGGATGAAACACACTCCCGGGATCGGCGCGAGAATCTTCGGAGCGCTCGCGAGGGCCCGTGTGAACATTGAAATGGTTTCCGAGGGCGCCTCGGAGATCAACCTGACGCTGGTGGTCGACGAACGGGACGTGAACAGGACGGTCAGGGTCCTCCACGACGAATTTTTTCCGCCCGACGCATTGTCATCCTGA
- a CDS encoding TRAP transporter large permease subunit, which yields MELILIGAILLILSLAGAPLFTIIAGIALLAFNAAGIDIAALIVELSRLADFPSLIAIPLFTFAGHILAESKAPARLMNFVQALFGWMPGGMAVVALCTAALFTAFTGASGVTIIALGGLLYPSLLKHGYPEKFSLGLMTTSGSLGLLFPPSLPIILYALVAKVNLDTLFLAGLVPGILLLLVLSAYSIRVGIAAKVERIPFSFGNVWRGLKEAAWELPLPVLVIGGIYGGAFTATEAAAVTAIYAVVVEVFIRKDLTLFRDVPRVIRESMMLVGAILIMLGASMGLTNYLIDQEIPGKLFALMNEYVNNKYAFLLILNAILLGITMIEIYSAIIIIVPIIIPIATNYGVDPVHLGIMFLMNLEIGYVIPPLALNIFLASSRFKKTLPQIYVAVLPFLALLLAVLALITCFPDLSIWLTTVVGKH from the coding sequence GTGGAATTGATCCTCATCGGAGCGATCCTCCTCATTCTTTCTCTCGCCGGCGCCCCGCTCTTCACCATCATCGCGGGCATCGCCCTCCTCGCATTCAACGCCGCAGGCATCGATATCGCGGCGTTGATCGTCGAGCTCTCCCGGCTGGCCGATTTCCCCTCTCTCATCGCGATCCCGCTCTTCACGTTCGCCGGGCATATCCTGGCGGAAAGCAAGGCGCCGGCCCGGTTGATGAACTTCGTCCAGGCGCTCTTCGGCTGGATGCCGGGCGGGATGGCGGTCGTCGCGCTCTGCACCGCCGCCCTGTTCACCGCGTTCACAGGCGCCTCCGGCGTGACGATCATCGCGCTCGGCGGCCTGCTCTACCCGTCGCTCCTCAAGCACGGATATCCCGAAAAGTTTTCGCTCGGCCTCATGACGACATCGGGGAGTCTCGGGCTCTTATTCCCCCCTTCGCTGCCGATCATTCTCTACGCCCTGGTCGCGAAAGTGAATCTCGACACGCTCTTTCTCGCAGGGCTCGTGCCGGGGATCCTCCTCCTTCTCGTTCTCTCCGCCTACAGCATCCGGGTCGGGATCGCCGCGAAGGTCGAACGAATTCCCTTCTCGTTCGGGAACGTCTGGCGGGGCCTGAAGGAAGCCGCCTGGGAGCTGCCGCTGCCGGTTCTCGTCATCGGCGGGATCTACGGAGGGGCGTTCACCGCCACGGAAGCCGCGGCCGTAACGGCCATCTACGCCGTCGTCGTCGAAGTGTTCATCCGCAAGGACCTCACATTGTTCCGGGATGTTCCCCGGGTGATTCGGGAGAGCATGATGCTCGTTGGGGCCATCCTGATCATGCTGGGAGCCTCCATGGGTTTGACGAATTACCTCATCGACCAGGAAATCCCCGGGAAACTCTTCGCCCTGATGAACGAATACGTCAACAATAAGTATGCGTTTCTTCTTATTCTCAACGCCATTCTTCTGGGGATCACCATGATCGAGATCTATTCGGCGATCATCATCATCGTGCCCATCATCATCCCCATTGCGACAAACTACGGGGTGGATCCCGTCCACCTCGGGATCATGTTCCTGATGAACCTTGAGATCGGCTATGTGATCCCGCCGCTCGCTCTGAACATTTTCCTTGCCAGCTCCCGGTTTAAGAAAACCCTGCCTCAGATCTATGTCGCCGTCCTTCCCTTCCTGGCGCTGCTTCTCGCCGTCCTGGCGCTGATCACCTGCTTCCCGGACCTGAGCATCTGGCTCACGACGGTCGTCGGGAAGCATTGA
- a CDS encoding TRAP transporter small permease yields MKALRFIDIVLTKLVDIALVGLFGVMMGLAVLQVFLRYFFNGAIPWGDIAARSLVIWVGLLGAVLATRENKHFQIDVLTRFLSPRSKLWLQRVSNLFASVVCYFLGGAGITMLNIDSGNKTFLDLPVLVVEVIIPAGFYLMTIQFLLRAIAGPAGEEETSPGELPEAG; encoded by the coding sequence ATGAAAGCCTTACGTTTCATCGACATCGTCCTGACGAAACTGGTCGACATCGCCCTCGTCGGACTCTTTGGAGTCATGATGGGTCTCGCCGTCCTGCAGGTGTTTCTCCGCTACTTTTTCAACGGCGCCATCCCCTGGGGGGACATTGCCGCCCGCAGCCTCGTCATCTGGGTTGGTTTGCTCGGCGCGGTGCTCGCGACGCGCGAGAATAAACACTTTCAAATCGATGTTCTTACCCGGTTCCTGAGTCCGCGTTCAAAGCTCTGGCTCCAGCGCGTTTCCAACCTCTTCGCCTCGGTGGTCTGCTATTTCCTCGGCGGCGCCGGCATCACGATGCTGAACATCGACAGCGGGAACAAGACCTTCCTGGACCTTCCCGTTCTGGTCGTCGAAGTCATCATACCGGCCGGGTTTTACCTCATGACGATCCAGTTTCTCCTTCGGGCGATCGCCGGTCCGGCCGGGGAAGAGGAAACATCGCCAGGTGAACTGCCGGAGGCGGGGTAA
- a CDS encoding HDIG domain-containing metalloprotein: MEPEPEHRTTLERVAAVFQTGRANDSLPVKVAIGVVLVILVALMFPHPESIEYNYGLGAIWADKDLIAPFSFPILKDAPQYEKERLEAARSVSPVFDRREEVSRNEVDSIPVIFRNLKQAAQARSRWLHSHARQDSLRFEQAASQVPFSLSDTEWKQVIQSAAAGDKKSAQRFVDLEGTISKALADILRSGVLDRAKGSHTPGFVSIRKGNNEDIVLNDKVYDAGEALRAVAEQCDRAAGDKVLTSVASKVAGAALRPNLVYDASETNREIQLAEDNVARTVGFVQENERVIGRHDRITEENKLKLDSYQRARIDRGAELSDWKHTVGILFHVMLVVGLYGIYLFLFRKRIFHDNAKLTLVALLLLMETLFAYVTSTSNLPDPADYLIFVPAASMLLTIIFDSRVAFYGTVTMALLIGGIKGNDYGIALTCLVAGSLGAYTVRDIRNRTQIFRSLMFIFLGYSLTILTLSFERNESFNTVLTSLTYAMANAIFSPVLTYGLLIFFERVFKITTDLTLLELSDFNQPLLRQLAEKAPGTFHHSMLLGNLAEAGAEAIGANSILARVGAYYHDIGKMIKPEYFVENQVGSVNRHNRLKPRMSARIIAAHVRDGVELGRQYGLPEKIVDFIPQHHGTTLISYFLDKAMNQAAKKNAKESVVEDDYRYPGPKPQTKEAGLVMLADSVEASTRSLTEITPQWLEASIESMIKQRFVEGQLDYCDLTLRDLTRIKEAFLKILLGIHHQRIQYPDQLRTAQELSDAGVAEKDPGPEGPPPEEQPAGRETEQRRREHFRRHLRRPGEEREGHAPAVADPEGEEPASGPEEPGGGDGGVPRPAESGAEGMKGGEPAQGRSPEVPS, translated from the coding sequence ATGGAACCGGAACCGGAACATAGAACGACTCTCGAGCGCGTCGCGGCGGTGTTTCAGACCGGGCGCGCGAACGACAGCCTCCCCGTCAAGGTCGCGATCGGCGTCGTCCTGGTGATCCTGGTCGCGCTGATGTTTCCGCATCCCGAGTCGATCGAGTACAATTACGGCCTCGGCGCGATCTGGGCCGACAAGGATCTGATCGCCCCCTTCTCGTTTCCCATCCTCAAAGACGCCCCGCAATACGAAAAAGAGCGGCTCGAGGCGGCAAGATCCGTTTCGCCTGTCTTCGACCGCCGCGAGGAGGTGAGCCGGAACGAAGTCGATTCGATCCCGGTGATTTTCAGGAATCTGAAGCAGGCTGCGCAGGCCCGCAGCCGGTGGCTCCACTCGCATGCCCGGCAGGACTCCCTCCGGTTCGAGCAGGCCGCCTCCCAGGTCCCCTTCTCGCTCTCCGACACGGAATGGAAGCAGGTGATCCAGTCGGCCGCCGCCGGGGACAAGAAATCCGCTCAACGCTTCGTCGATCTCGAGGGGACCATCTCGAAGGCCCTTGCGGACATCCTCCGTTCCGGGGTCCTTGACCGCGCGAAGGGGAGCCATACTCCAGGATTCGTCTCGATACGCAAGGGGAACAACGAGGACATCGTCCTCAACGACAAGGTGTACGACGCGGGGGAGGCGCTGCGGGCCGTAGCGGAGCAATGCGACCGGGCCGCGGGCGACAAGGTTCTGACTTCGGTCGCGTCGAAGGTCGCGGGCGCCGCCCTCCGCCCCAACCTGGTGTACGACGCCTCCGAAACCAACCGCGAGATCCAGCTTGCGGAGGACAACGTGGCCCGGACCGTGGGTTTCGTGCAGGAGAACGAGCGCGTGATCGGGCGGCACGACCGGATCACCGAAGAGAACAAGCTGAAGCTCGATTCGTACCAGAGGGCGAGGATCGACCGGGGCGCGGAGCTGAGCGATTGGAAGCATACGGTGGGGATCCTCTTCCACGTCATGCTGGTGGTCGGGTTGTACGGGATCTATCTTTTCCTGTTCCGCAAGCGGATCTTCCACGATAACGCGAAGCTGACGCTCGTGGCTCTGCTTCTGTTGATGGAAACCCTCTTCGCGTATGTGACCTCCACCTCCAACCTGCCGGATCCGGCCGACTACCTGATCTTCGTCCCGGCCGCCTCGATGCTGCTCACCATCATCTTCGACTCCCGCGTCGCGTTCTACGGAACCGTGACGATGGCGCTCCTCATCGGAGGGATCAAGGGGAACGACTACGGGATCGCGCTGACGTGCCTTGTCGCCGGCTCGCTCGGCGCGTATACGGTAAGGGATATCCGGAACCGGACGCAGATTTTCCGCTCGCTCATGTTCATCTTCCTCGGGTACTCGCTGACGATCCTCACGCTTTCGTTCGAGCGGAACGAGAGCTTCAACACCGTCCTCACCTCGCTCACCTATGCGATGGCGAACGCCATCTTTTCGCCGGTCCTCACGTACGGCCTCCTGATCTTTTTCGAGAGGGTATTCAAGATCACGACGGACCTGACGCTGCTCGAGTTGTCGGATTTCAACCAGCCGCTCCTGCGCCAGCTCGCCGAGAAAGCGCCCGGCACGTTTCACCACAGCATGCTTCTCGGAAACCTGGCCGAGGCGGGCGCCGAGGCGATCGGCGCGAATTCCATCCTCGCCCGGGTCGGGGCCTACTATCACGACATCGGCAAGATGATCAAGCCCGAATACTTCGTCGAGAACCAGGTCGGGTCGGTGAACCGTCACAACCGTCTGAAGCCGAGAATGAGCGCCCGGATCATCGCGGCGCATGTGAGAGACGGAGTCGAGCTGGGCAGGCAGTACGGCCTGCCGGAGAAAATCGTCGATTTCATTCCGCAGCACCACGGAACCACGCTCATCTCCTACTTCCTCGACAAGGCGATGAACCAGGCGGCAAAAAAAAACGCCAAGGAGAGCGTCGTGGAGGACGACTACCGCTACCCCGGCCCGAAGCCCCAGACGAAGGAGGCGGGCCTGGTCATGCTCGCCGACTCGGTGGAGGCCTCGACCCGCTCCCTGACCGAGATCACGCCGCAATGGCTCGAAGCGTCGATCGAGAGCATGATCAAGCAGCGCTTTGTGGAGGGCCAGCTCGATTATTGCGACCTTACGCTCCGGGATCTGACCCGGATAAAAGAGGCGTTCTTGAAAATCCTCCTGGGGATTCACCACCAGCGGATTCAGTACCCCGATCAACTCCGGACCGCACAGGAACTTTCCGATGCAGGCGTTGCGGAGAAGGATCCGGGGCCCGAAGGCCCGCCTCCCGAAGAGCAGCCGGCCGGGCGGGAGACTGAGCAGCGCCGCCGCGAGCACTTCCGGCGGCATTTGCGCCGGCCCGGTGAGGAGCGCGAGGGGCACGCACCTGCCGTGGCCGACCCCGAAGGAGAAGAACCGGCATCAGGCCCCGAGGAACCCGGCGGGGGGGATGGCGGAGTCCCGCGACCTGCGGAATCGGGCGCCGAAGGAATGAAGGGGGGAGAACCGGCTCAGGGCCGCTCTCCCGAAGTGCCGTCGTGA
- the lysA gene encoding diaminopimelate decarboxylase, with amino-acid sequence MEQFRYKDDRLWCEETDLGDVARRFGTPAYVYSRQSVIDHCRWIESAFGGTDHLSCYALKANASPEILSVLAAEGIGADVGSIGELRLALDAGFPPGSVTFSGVGKRDDEIAAALERDILALNVESEEEIGVVNGIANRLGKRARIFLRVNLDIASDTHPYITTGRKHNKFGVESSRAEEILRSAMALPAVEILGIHSHIGSQITKGETFAAAARAIVDLIARLRASGIGVTQLNFGGGFGVQYRDYVIHPRIPSERENPEADLSTVNMLKHILPVLREAGCRILIQPGRSIVAHAGVLITKVLYRKVSSGKTFVIVDAGMNDLIRPSLYQSYHQIVPLVVRDVKQELVDVVGPLCESGDFFALDRALPSVERGEHLAVLCTGAYGYVLSSNYNGRPKPPEIMVDGSRCTLISGPGTNA; translated from the coding sequence TTGGAACAATTTCGATATAAGGACGACCGGTTGTGGTGCGAGGAGACGGACCTCGGCGATGTCGCGCGCCGGTTCGGCACCCCCGCCTATGTCTACAGCAGGCAATCCGTCATCGACCACTGCCGGTGGATCGAGAGCGCGTTCGGAGGGACCGACCACCTGTCGTGCTACGCCCTCAAGGCGAACGCGAGCCCGGAGATCCTGAGCGTCCTCGCGGCTGAGGGGATCGGCGCGGACGTCGGATCGATCGGCGAGTTGCGCCTCGCCCTCGACGCCGGTTTTCCGCCGGGTTCGGTCACCTTCAGCGGGGTCGGGAAACGCGACGACGAGATCGCCGCCGCGCTCGAGCGGGACATTCTCGCCCTCAACGTGGAGTCGGAAGAAGAGATCGGTGTCGTGAACGGCATCGCGAACCGTCTCGGGAAGCGGGCCCGCATTTTCCTTCGCGTGAATCTCGACATCGCCTCCGACACCCACCCGTATATCACGACCGGCCGGAAGCACAACAAGTTCGGCGTCGAATCGTCGCGCGCGGAGGAGATACTCCGGTCGGCCATGGCGCTTCCGGCCGTGGAGATCCTCGGGATCCACAGCCATATCGGATCGCAGATCACGAAAGGGGAGACCTTCGCCGCCGCGGCGCGGGCGATCGTCGATCTGATCGCGCGGCTCCGGGCGAGCGGCATCGGCGTCACCCAGCTGAATTTCGGCGGGGGGTTCGGCGTCCAGTACCGGGACTATGTGATCCACCCCCGGATCCCTTCGGAACGCGAGAACCCCGAGGCCGATCTCTCGACGGTCAACATGCTGAAACATATCCTTCCGGTCCTTCGGGAGGCGGGGTGCAGGATTCTCATCCAGCCCGGGCGCTCGATCGTCGCCCACGCTGGTGTTTTGATCACAAAAGTGCTATATAGAAAGGTGAGCAGCGGGAAAACATTCGTGATTGTGGACGCTGGAATGAACGATTTGATCCGCCCCAGCCTCTATCAATCGTACCACCAGATCGTCCCGCTTGTCGTCCGGGACGTGAAGCAGGAGCTGGTCGATGTAGTGGGGCCGTTGTGCGAGAGCGGGGATTTTTTTGCCCTGGACCGGGCGCTCCCTTCGGTGGAACGAGGCGAGCACCTGGCGGTGTTATGTACTGGTGCGTACGGATATGTCTTGTCGTCAAATTACAACGGCCGACCCAAGCCGCCAGAAATCATGGTTGACGGGAGCCGGTGCACATTAATTTCGGGACCGGGAACGAACGCATGA
- a CDS encoding aminotransferase class V-fold PLP-dependent enzyme, which produces METMQADRQRALTISDLRNEVVGLDVKIPLLDGSERRYIFLDNAASTPTFRSVLRCIEEFMPWYSGVHRGIGYKAVVATNVYVEAHRIAGEFVGADLATNVVLFSKNTTESINTLARRFSLGPDDLVVTTMMEHHSNDLPWRRHGRIAHAGVGPDGGIDLPALRKLIAENKGRVKLVAVSGASNVTGICNPIHEIAEWAHAAGAKIFVDAAQLAPHRAIDILPDAHPGHIDFIAYSAHKIYAPFGIGVLVGPLEFFEAGAPDQVGGGTVSYVGVEDVEWGAPPHKDEAGSPNVVGAVALAEALSMLRSVGMDAIAAREHALLDYAFSRIKRLPRVRIYGPAEASANKVGVIPFNVEGIDHALVATILSVEGGIGVRNGNFCAQPYMRTLLNVSSEEEKSKRAARCDNPILPGMARASFGCYNNEEDVDIFVESLERIVRNEQRGSYSVDPLTGMYVERNYRIDHSRFFRQEGASQLFATPEGVS; this is translated from the coding sequence ATGGAAACCATGCAAGCCGACAGGCAACGCGCACTGACGATCTCCGACCTCCGCAACGAAGTGGTCGGATTGGATGTAAAAATTCCCCTGCTCGACGGCTCCGAGCGTCGCTACATCTTTCTCGACAACGCCGCGAGCACCCCGACGTTCCGCTCGGTCCTCCGCTGCATCGAGGAGTTCATGCCCTGGTATTCGGGCGTCCACAGAGGGATCGGATACAAGGCGGTCGTCGCGACGAACGTCTACGTGGAGGCCCATCGCATCGCGGGCGAATTCGTCGGCGCAGACCTTGCGACGAACGTCGTCCTCTTTTCGAAGAACACCACCGAATCGATCAACACGCTCGCCCGGCGGTTCTCCCTCGGGCCCGACGATCTGGTGGTCACGACCATGATGGAACATCATTCGAACGATCTCCCGTGGAGGAGGCACGGACGCATCGCCCACGCGGGAGTCGGGCCGGACGGCGGGATCGACCTGCCGGCTCTCCGGAAGCTCATCGCGGAGAACAAGGGCCGCGTGAAGCTGGTCGCAGTCAGCGGGGCCTCGAACGTGACCGGCATCTGTAATCCGATCCATGAAATCGCCGAGTGGGCGCACGCGGCCGGCGCGAAGATCTTCGTCGACGCGGCCCAGCTGGCCCCGCACCGCGCGATCGACATCCTCCCCGACGCGCATCCGGGGCATATCGACTTCATCGCCTACTCGGCGCACAAGATTTATGCTCCGTTCGGCATCGGCGTGCTCGTCGGCCCGCTCGAATTTTTCGAAGCGGGGGCGCCGGACCAGGTGGGCGGCGGGACGGTTTCATATGTCGGTGTGGAGGACGTGGAGTGGGGCGCTCCGCCCCACAAGGACGAGGCCGGGAGCCCGAACGTGGTGGGGGCCGTGGCGCTCGCGGAAGCCCTCTCCATGCTCCGCTCGGTCGGGATGGACGCCATCGCGGCGAGGGAACACGCGCTTCTCGACTACGCGTTCTCCCGGATCAAGCGGCTTCCCAGGGTCCGAATCTACGGGCCGGCGGAGGCGTCGGCGAACAAAGTCGGCGTCATCCCCTTCAATGTCGAAGGGATCGACCATGCCCTTGTGGCGACGATCCTGAGCGTCGAAGGGGGCATCGGAGTCAGGAACGGGAATTTCTGCGCGCAGCCCTACATGAGGACGCTCCTGAACGTTTCTTCGGAAGAAGAAAAATCGAAGCGGGCGGCGCGGTGCGACAACCCGATCCTCCCCGGAATGGCGAGGGCAAGCTTCGGTTGTTACAACAACGAGGAGGATGTCGATATCTTCGTCGAGTCGCTGGAGCGGATCGTCCGGAACGAGCAGCGCGGGTCCTATTCCGTCGACCCCCTGACCGGAATGTATGTGGAGCGGAACTACAGGATCGACCACTCCCGGTTTTTCCGGCAAGAGGGCGCCTCACAACTGTTCGCCACACCCGAAGGGGTTTCATGA
- a CDS encoding site-2 protease family protein, with protein sequence MTEQLYILPILLFSVVIHEISHGWMALRLGDTTARDLGRLTLNPIPHIDPVGSVLVPLFSLVATGRVFIAWAKPVPVNPLNFSDMRRDDILVSVVGPVSNFILSFICTVIYIVLQKLSQFVPESSPIAADAAVFLLKMFYGGIVLNIVLGVFNMIPIPPLDGSHVVASLLPEEMSVRYRSVGFFGIFFILILMRWHPFALLFSQVIGALSYPFFLMIQVFQ encoded by the coding sequence GTGACGGAGCAACTCTATATCCTCCCGATTCTTCTCTTTTCCGTCGTGATCCATGAAATCTCCCACGGATGGATGGCCCTCAGGCTCGGCGACACGACGGCGCGCGATCTCGGGCGCTTGACGCTGAATCCCATTCCGCACATCGACCCGGTAGGATCGGTGCTCGTTCCGCTTTTTTCGCTGGTCGCGACCGGGCGCGTTTTCATCGCTTGGGCGAAGCCGGTTCCCGTCAACCCGCTCAATTTTTCGGACATGCGGCGCGACGACATACTCGTCTCCGTCGTGGGTCCCGTTTCGAATTTTATCCTCTCCTTCATTTGCACGGTCATCTACATCGTGCTTCAGAAACTTTCGCAGTTCGTGCCCGAATCCAGCCCGATCGCCGCCGATGCGGCGGTCTTTCTCCTGAAGATGTTCTACGGCGGGATCGTCCTGAACATCGTCTTGGGCGTTTTCAACATGATCCCCATACCGCCGCTCGACGGGTCGCATGTGGTGGCGTCGCTGCTCCCCGAGGAGATGAGCGTGCGTTACCGGAGCGTCGGTTTCTTCGGGATCTTCTTCATCCTGATCCTGATGCGGTGGCATCCCTTCGCGCTCCTCTTCAGCCAGGTGATCGGCGCGCTTTCATACCCGTTCTTCCTGATGATTCAGGTTTTCCAATGA
- the xerD gene encoding site-specific tyrosine recombinase XerD, whose translation MREHLRSYVHYLTLEKNAAANTIASYSSDLTRYLDYLEGTGVREIGKVSDREVTAYVAMLGRMGLSPRSVSRSLSAIKMFHKFLIGEQLTQRDPARLVESPKLPKKLPDVLNPDEVDEILKQPDTASDLGLRDRAILETMYATGMRVSELIGLKRSSVDEREGFVRVFGKGSKERIVPIGRSALKWLRRYLLKVRVRLARDGNGQETLFLNARGKPMSRMSVWNIVRASSTRSGLEKEVHPHTLRHSFATHLLEGGADLRAVQEMLGHSDIATTQIYTHIDREYLKEVHRTFHPRG comes from the coding sequence GTGAGAGAACATCTCCGCTCATACGTGCACTATCTGACGCTTGAGAAGAATGCCGCCGCGAATACCATCGCCTCCTACTCTTCGGACCTCACGCGATATCTCGACTACCTCGAAGGGACCGGTGTGAGAGAGATCGGTAAGGTGAGCGATCGCGAGGTGACGGCCTACGTGGCGATGCTCGGCAGGATGGGCCTCTCTCCCCGGAGCGTTTCGCGGAGCCTGTCGGCCATCAAAATGTTCCACAAGTTCCTTATCGGGGAGCAACTCACGCAGCGCGACCCCGCCCGGCTGGTGGAATCCCCGAAACTTCCGAAGAAGCTCCCGGATGTTCTCAACCCGGACGAAGTGGACGAGATCCTGAAACAGCCCGACACCGCAAGCGACCTCGGCCTTCGCGACCGGGCGATCCTCGAGACGATGTACGCCACGGGCATGCGGGTCTCGGAACTGATCGGTTTGAAGCGATCGTCCGTGGATGAACGTGAGGGATTCGTGCGAGTGTTCGGAAAGGGGTCCAAGGAGAGGATCGTTCCGATCGGACGCTCGGCGTTGAAATGGCTTCGCCGGTACCTTCTGAAGGTCCGGGTACGCCTGGCGCGGGACGGGAACGGCCAGGAGACCCTGTTTCTCAACGCGAGGGGCAAGCCGATGTCCCGCATGTCTGTCTGGAATATCGTGCGGGCCAGCTCCACCCGGTCGGGGTTGGAAAAAGAGGTCCACCCGCACACCCTCAGGCATTCCTTCGCGACCCACCTCCTCGAGGGGGGCGCCGACCTGAGGGCGGTCCAGGAAATGCTCGGTCATTCGGACATCGCGACGACCCAGATCTACACCCACATCGACCGGGAGTATCTCAAGGAAGTTCACAGAACTTTTCACCCACGCGGGTAA